A window from Primulina huaijiensis isolate GDHJ02 chromosome 11, ASM1229523v2, whole genome shotgun sequence encodes these proteins:
- the LOC140987535 gene encoding uncharacterized protein has translation MGESNGIIFGNNKEEWCGGNLQSNHYSPEFMNLQKECCESSSQLSPLGLKLKKSKSFLDLLHDMYGKKQEELSIHQNSNRNKPKIDQTSDLGYRKASNFQAALITIGSWKKLSRRAGDLTAKIYYAKRKLVWEVLGGGLKSKMEVEWSHITAIRASMPDNSYGILEIELSIPPSFYREISPQPKRHTLWHQISDFTGGHQASNCRRHLVIFPPGIFEKHYENLLRYSPSLYALSLKPFPSSRSPFFDPPAHENSGFSLNCSGYESQCHPHGNYPATTKEVFITSNQSSTVSDTYQLYLPVTHNPTSWNQGPEIYVVNGSIQGQSDMNLVAQGNEAFTSQNHHSNTRELINIDNYLPWDPQNYHLEPSLHTSYGLLDANFNNSNWMDIEMKYQINDNDHIMQNAHGNGAISGNVRLNNMIECVPQQDSNQKSMVATMENYYTLNPFSSANGDFLDFAF, from the exons ATGGGTGAGAGCAATGGAATAATATTTGgaaataacaaagaagaatgGTGTGGAGGAAATCTTCAGAGCAATCATTATTCACCAGAGTTCATGAATCTACAG AAAGAATGCTGTGAGAGTAGTTCACAGTTGAGTCCTCTTGGGTTGAAACTAAAGAAATCAAAATCTTTTCTGGATTTACTGCATGACATGTATGGGAAGAAGCAAGAAGAGTTGTCCATTCATCAGAACTCGAACCGTAACAAGCCTAAAATAGATCAAACTAGCGATTTGGGATACCGGAAGGCTTCAAATTTTCAGGCAGCTCTAATAACGATTGGATCTTGGAAG AAGCTTAGCAGGCGTGCAGGAGACTTGACCGCCAAAATTTACTATGCCAAACGTAAACTTGTTTGGGAGGTTTTAGGAGGAGGATTGAAGAGCAAGATGGAAGTCGAGTGGTCTCATATTACAGCCATCAGGGCCTCTATGCCCGATAACAGTTATGGGATTCTGGAGATTGAG TTGAGTATTCCTCCTTCCTTTTATCGAGAAATTAGTCCTCAACCAAAAAGGCACACACTTTGGCACCAGATATCTGATTTCACAGGAGGCCACCAAGCTTCCAATTGCAG GAGGCATTTGGTAATATTCCCACCCGGAATTTTCGAGAAACATTACGAGAATCTTTTGCGATACAGTCCATCACTTTATGCTTTGAGTCTGAAACCATTCCCAAGTTCAAGAAGTCCTTTCTTCGACCCACCTGCACATGAGAACTCGGGTTTTTCTTTGAACTGCAGTGGTTATGAATCTCAATGTCACCCCCATGGAAACTATCCTGCAACAACAAAAGAAGTTTTTATCACATCAAATCAAAGTTCAACTGTATCAG ATACTTATCAGCTTTATCTACCCGTGACTCATAATCCAACAAGTTGGAATCAAGGGCCAGAAATTTATGTGGTAAATGGTAGCATTCAAGGGCAGTCAGATATGAATTTAGTCGCTCAAGGCAACGAGGCTTTTACTTCTCAAAATCATCACTCAAACACGAGGGAGTTAATTAATATCGATAACTATTTGCCATGGGATCCTCAAAATTATCATTTGGAACCGTCATTGCATACTTCTTATGGTTTGTTAGATGCAAATTTCAACAACAGCAATTGGATGGACATAGAAATGAAATACCAAATCAATGATAATGATCACATTATGCAGAATGCACATGGAAATGGTGCCATTTCGGGCAATGTTCGCCTAAATAATATGATCGAGTGCGTGCCCCAACAAGATTCCAACCAGAAAAGTATGGTAGCTACAATGGAGAATTACTACACACTGAATCCTTTCAGCTCAGCTAATGGAGATTTTCTGGATTTTGCATTCTGA